One stretch of Xanthomonas sp. DAR 35659 DNA includes these proteins:
- a CDS encoding ATP-binding protein: MKRRLDWIRNRLQQRADTEHGQTLIRVAIFLGVIVSLTVAERLGHLAPDVYLTSVLMSGLGVAIGLGLFAAILAWPGKSDARRIVGMVTDYGLMTVAMILQGEPLAWLYVIIMWVTVGNGLRYGNRYLIGAVVSACVSFGCVILLNGYWRQNITLSVGLWAGLIAIPMYLSGLLRQLTQATAEARRASEAKSRFLANMSHEFRTPLNGLSGMTEVLATTKLDAEQRECVGTIQASARSLLSLVEEVLDISAIEAGKIRTEKHDFSLRETLAQIGLILQPQARAKALGYHLEVAADVPDHVRGDAGHLRQILLNLAGNAIKFTNIGRVDIRVRLQRNEAGEPSRLSFDIVDTGIGVPPAMRPRLFEAFEQADVGLSRRYEGTGLGTTIAKGLVEAMGGSIGYQESPPRGSRFWFELPFEAATAAPSSSQATDGPAEDRLPSSGNIIAFTDPFLRHRARVRSMRILVADDHAANRMVLQRLLQKAGHRAICLDGAEAVLDALADAEFDAVIVDLHMPGMSGLDMLKQLRIMQAGRERTPVVVLSADVTPESIQRCEQAGAHTFLAKPVVASKLLDTLTDIATDGRLRPSEPQARPRPAAEGVLDSAVLDELAGLGMGEGFEREFISQCLNDADGCLGGMQVAGESENWERLREHAHAVKGVASNLGLVKMASLGGDLMRMPDWQMRSEWRHCLAALNASLTEGRAVLDARALQGGKQDGNELR, encoded by the coding sequence GTGAAGCGGCGCCTGGACTGGATCCGCAACCGTCTGCAGCAGCGCGCCGATACCGAGCATGGGCAGACGCTGATCCGGGTGGCGATCTTCCTCGGCGTGATCGTCAGCCTGACCGTCGCCGAACGCCTGGGCCATCTCGCGCCCGACGTGTACCTGACCTCGGTGTTGATGAGCGGCCTCGGCGTGGCGATCGGCCTGGGGCTGTTCGCGGCGATCCTGGCGTGGCCCGGCAAGTCCGACGCGCGCCGCATCGTCGGCATGGTCACCGACTACGGCCTGATGACGGTGGCGATGATCCTGCAGGGAGAGCCGCTGGCCTGGCTGTACGTCATCATCATGTGGGTCACGGTCGGCAACGGCCTGCGCTACGGAAACCGCTATCTGATCGGCGCGGTGGTCAGCGCCTGCGTCAGCTTCGGCTGCGTGATCCTGCTCAACGGCTACTGGCGGCAAAACATCACGCTCAGCGTCGGCCTGTGGGCCGGGCTGATCGCGATCCCGATGTACCTGTCGGGCCTGTTGCGGCAATTGACCCAGGCGACCGCCGAGGCGCGCCGCGCCAGCGAAGCCAAGAGCCGCTTCCTGGCCAACATGAGCCATGAGTTCCGCACGCCGTTGAACGGCCTGTCGGGCATGACCGAGGTGCTGGCCACCACCAAGCTGGATGCCGAGCAACGCGAATGCGTCGGCACCATCCAGGCTTCGGCGCGCAGCCTGCTGTCGCTGGTGGAGGAGGTGCTGGACATCTCCGCGATCGAGGCCGGCAAGATCCGCACCGAGAAGCACGATTTCTCGTTGCGCGAAACGCTGGCGCAGATCGGCCTGATCCTGCAGCCGCAGGCGCGCGCCAAGGCGCTGGGCTATCACCTGGAGGTCGCCGCCGACGTGCCCGACCACGTGCGCGGCGATGCCGGGCACTTGCGCCAGATCCTGCTGAACTTGGCGGGCAACGCGATCAAGTTCACCAACATCGGGCGCGTGGATATCCGCGTGCGGCTGCAGCGCAACGAGGCGGGCGAGCCGTCCCGGCTGAGTTTCGACATCGTCGATACCGGCATCGGCGTGCCGCCGGCGATGCGTCCGCGCCTGTTCGAGGCGTTCGAACAGGCCGATGTGGGCCTGTCGCGCCGGTACGAGGGCACCGGGCTGGGCACCACGATCGCCAAGGGCCTGGTCGAGGCGATGGGCGGCAGCATCGGCTACCAGGAAAGCCCGCCCCGCGGCAGCCGCTTCTGGTTCGAACTGCCGTTCGAGGCCGCGACCGCGGCGCCGTCCTCCAGCCAGGCCACGGACGGCCCGGCCGAGGACCGGCTGCCGTCGAGCGGCAACATCATCGCCTTCACCGACCCGTTCCTGCGTCATCGCGCCCGGGTCCGCAGCATGCGCATCCTGGTGGCCGACGACCATGCCGCCAACCGCATGGTGCTGCAGCGGCTGCTGCAGAAGGCCGGGCATCGCGCGATCTGCCTGGACGGGGCCGAAGCGGTGCTCGATGCCCTGGCCGACGCCGAGTTCGACGCGGTCATCGTCGACCTGCACATGCCCGGGATGAGCGGGCTGGACATGTTGAAGCAGTTGCGGATCATGCAGGCGGGCCGCGAGCGGACCCCGGTGGTGGTGCTCAGCGCGGACGTCACGCCCGAGTCGATCCAGCGCTGCGAACAGGCCGGCGCGCATACCTTCCTGGCCAAGCCGGTGGTGGCGTCGAAACTGCTGGACACGCTGACCGACATCGCCACCGACGGCAGGCTGCGTCCGTCCGAGCCGCAGGCGCGGCCACGGCCGGCCGCCGAAGGCGTGCTGGATTCGGCCGTGCTGGACGAACTGGCCGGGCTGGGCATGGGCGAGGGCTTCGAGCGCGAGTTCATTTCCCAGTGCCTCAACGACGCCGACGGCTGCCTGGGCGGCATGCAGGTGGCGGGCGAGTCCGAGAACTGGGAGCGGCTGCGCGAGCATGCGCACGCGGTGAAGGGCGTGGCGAGCAACCTCGGCCTGGTGAAGATGGCCAGCCTCGGCGGCGACCTGATGCGCATGCCCGATTGGCAGATGCGCAGCGAATGGCGGCACTGCCTGGCGGCCCTCAACGCG